ATCAGTTCGCCCAGCCGCGCCAGCGCCCGCTCCAGCGGCGGGGTCCAGGGCTGGCCGCAGTTCAGGCGCAGGCAGCGCCGGAAGTCGCCGCGGGCCGAGAACATCGGCCCCGGCGCCAGGCTGATGCCCTCGGCCAGCGCGGCCGCATGCAGGGCCAGGCTGTCGTGGCCCTCGGGCAGCTCGACCCAGAGGAAGTAGCCGCCGCTGGGCCGGGTCACCCGGGTGTCGGGCGGGAAATGGCGTTCGATCGCGGCCAGCATTGCGCGCTGCTGCGTGGCCAGCGCGCGGCGCAGCGCGCGCAGATGACGGTCGTATTCGCCGCCTTGCAGATACTGGGCCAGCGCGGCCTGGGCGGGCCAGGAGCCCGACAGGCTCAGGCTCAGCTTGGCGCGCAGCAGGGCCGGCGCATAGCGGCCCGCCGCGACCCAGCCGACCCGGTAGCCGGGCGCCAGGCTCTTCGAGAAGGAGCCGCAATGCAGCACCGCGCCGCGCGTCTCGAAGGCCTTTGCCGGCAGCGGCGCCGGGCCCTCGTGCTGCAGCTCGGCATAGACATCGTCCTCGATCAGGGCGATGTCGTGCCGCTCCAGCAGCGCCACCAGCGCGCGCTTCTTGTCCGACGGCATCAGGCCGCCGAGCGGGTTCTGGAAGCTGGTCATCAGCCAGCAGGCCTTCGGGCGATGGCGCTCGATCAGGGTGGCCAGGGCCTCCAGGTCGGCGCCCTCGGCCGGGTCGGTCGGCAGCTCGATCGCGCGCAGGCCCAGGCGCTCCAGCGCCTGCAGCGCGGCATAGAAGCCGGGCGACTCGATCAGCACCGCGTCGCCGGGGCGGGTCAGCAGCTGCAGCGCCAGGTTCAGCCCCTCCAGCGCGCCGTTGCACAGCACGATCTCCTCGGGATCGATGGCCAGCCCGAGGCGCAGATAGCGCCGCGCGATCTGGTGGCGCAGCTCATCGTCGCCGCCAGGCAGCTGGCTGGTCAGCTGGGCCGGGCTCATGTGGCGGCTGCCGCTGCTTAAAGCGCGGCGCAGCTTCTCCAGCGGGAACAGCGCCGGGCTCGGAAAGGCGGAGCCGAAGGGCGCATGGATCTCATGGCCGCCGGTGCCCAGCAGCTGGAACACCAGCTCGCTGACCGCCACCGCCTGCGGCTCGCCGCTGGGCTCGGCGCGGGTGGGCAACGGCGCCGGTTTGGGCGCGACGAAATAGCCGGAGCGCTCGGCCGCGCGGATCAGGCCGCGCGACTCCAGCAGGTAATAGGCCTGGAACACGGTGGCGGCGCTGCAGCCGCGGCTGGCGCGGGTCTGGCGCACCGAGGGCAGGCGGTCGCCGGGCCGCAGCGCGCCGCTGCCGATCAGGCCGGCGATCTCGTCGGCCAGCTGGCGGTAGCGCGGTGCGGCGGCGTCCTGCTTCACCGCTGGCCGAAGATCGCGGTGCCGACCCGCACCATGGTTGCGCCCTCGGCGATCGCCGCCTCCAGGTCCGCGCTCATGCCCATCGACAGGGTGTCCAGGGCCAGGTCTTGCGTGGTGTTCAGCTCGGCCAGCAGGCGCGCCAGCGCGCGGTGCGGCGCGCGCTGGGCCTCGAAGTCGCCGGTCGGCTCGGGGATGGCCATCAGGCCGCGCAGCCGCAGCCGCGGCAGCGCCGCCACCGCGCGGGCCAGGGCCGGCAGTTCGGCGACCGCGCAGCCGCTCTTGCTGGCCTCGCCGCTGATATTGACCTGCAGGCAGACCGAGAGCGGCGGCAGCCCCTGCGGGCGCTGGGCCGACAGGCGCTCGGCGATCTTCAGCCGGTCCACGCTGTGCACCCAGTCGAAGGCCTCGGCCACCGCGCGGGTCTTGTTGCTCTGCAGCGGGCCGATCAGGTGCCATTCGAGCTGGCTGCGCAGATCGGCCAGCTGCGCGATCTTGTCCAACCCCTCCTGCACATAGTTCTCGCCGAAGCGCCGCTCGCCGGCGGCGAAGGCCGCGCGCACCGCGTCGCCCGGAAATGTCTTGCTGACCGTCAGCAGCGTGACGCTTTGCACGGGTCGATCGGCGGCCGTGCAAGCAGTTGTGAGGCGCTGGTGCAGCTGTTGTAAGTTGTCAGAGATCGTCGCCATAATGGCCCACGCTATACCTTCCGTCCCATGGATATCACCCAACTGCTGGCATTCTCGGTCAAGAACAAGGCCTCCGACCTGCACCTCTCCGCCGGGCTGCCGCCGATGATCCGGGTGCATGGCGACGTGCGGCGCATCAATGTCGAACCGCTCGAGCACCGCCATGTGCACGACATGGTGTACGACATCATGAACGACTCGCAGCGCAAGGCCTACGAAGAGACCCTGGAGTGCGACTTCTCGTTCGAGATCCAGGGCCTGGCGCGCTTTCGCGTCAATGCCTTCAACCAGAACCGCGGCGCCGGCGCGGTGTTCCGCACGATTCCGTCCAAGATCCTGACCCTGGAGCAGCTCAACGCGCCCAAGGTCTTCGCCGAGCTGGCCCTGAAGCCGCGCGGCCTGGTGCTGGTGACCGGCCCGACCGGCTCGGGCAAGTCGACCACCCTGGCCGGCATGGTCAACCACCTGAACGAAAACGAGTACGGCCATATCCTCACGATCGAGGACCCGATCGAGTTCGTGCATGAATCGAAGAAGAGCCTGATCAACCAGCGCGAGGTCGGCCCGCACACCCTGAGCTTCGCCAACGCGCTGCGCTCGGCGCTGCGCGAGGATCCG
This genomic stretch from Roseateles sp. DAIF2 harbors:
- a CDS encoding YggS family pyridoxal phosphate-dependent enzyme gives rise to the protein MATISDNLQQLHQRLTTACTAADRPVQSVTLLTVSKTFPGDAVRAAFAAGERRFGENYVQEGLDKIAQLADLRSQLEWHLIGPLQSNKTRAVAEAFDWVHSVDRLKIAERLSAQRPQGLPPLSVCLQVNISGEASKSGCAVAELPALARAVAALPRLRLRGLMAIPEPTGDFEAQRAPHRALARLLAELNTTQDLALDTLSMGMSADLEAAIAEGATMVRVGTAIFGQR
- a CDS encoding type IV pilus twitching motility protein PilT, coding for MDITQLLAFSVKNKASDLHLSAGLPPMIRVHGDVRRINVEPLEHRHVHDMVYDIMNDSQRKAYEETLECDFSFEIQGLARFRVNAFNQNRGAGAVFRTIPSKILTLEQLNAPKVFAELALKPRGLVLVTGPTGSGKSTTLAGMVNHLNENEYGHILTIEDPIEFVHESKKSLINQREVGPHTLSFANALRSALREDPDAVLVGEMRDLETIRLALTAAETGHLVFGTLHTSSAAKTVDRIVDVFPAAEKEMVRAMVSESLVAVISQSLCKLKDGTGRVAAHEIMLGTSAIRNLIRENKVAQMYSAIQTGNSQGMQTLDQNLTDLVRRNIISPAEARAKAKFPENFPG
- a CDS encoding PLP-dependent aminotransferase family protein; translated protein: MKQDAAAPRYRQLADEIAGLIGSGALRPGDRLPSVRQTRASRGCSAATVFQAYYLLESRGLIRAAERSGYFVAPKPAPLPTRAEPSGEPQAVAVSELVFQLLGTGGHEIHAPFGSAFPSPALFPLEKLRRALSSGSRHMSPAQLTSQLPGGDDELRHQIARRYLRLGLAIDPEEIVLCNGALEGLNLALQLLTRPGDAVLIESPGFYAALQALERLGLRAIELPTDPAEGADLEALATLIERHRPKACWLMTSFQNPLGGLMPSDKKRALVALLERHDIALIEDDVYAELQHEGPAPLPAKAFETRGAVLHCGSFSKSLAPGYRVGWVAAGRYAPALLRAKLSLSLSGSWPAQAALAQYLQGGEYDRHLRALRRALATQQRAMLAAIERHFPPDTRVTRPSGGYFLWVELPEGHDSLALHAAALAEGISLAPGPMFSARGDFRRCLRLNCGQPWTPPLERALARLGELIRSQRP